One Formosa agariphila KMM 3901 genomic window, AAACCACCAAGAAAATGTTCGATAATTTAGATTTTATGAGGGGAGTCGAAACCTTTTTAAATGGAATTCCAGCAACTTCTATAGAAGGAATTCGTTTAGGATTGGAGGAATTGGGTGCTAATGAATCTAATAAAGTCGTAATTTTTGATGACCTTATGGATTCTAATCCGTTATTCTTAACTGGTAATACGAGCACAGTTTATGCCACTACATTTCTAAATTTAAAAGAAAATGGGCCCACGGTGGTTGAGGTTCCTGCTGGCTGTGGACCAGGTACTGTAAATGATGCCTATTTCAGATTTGTAGTAGATATGGGAGCGCCAGGACCAGATAGAGGTAAAGGCGGTAAATATCTAATTTTACCACCCGATTACGACGGAGAAATTCCGGAAGGATACTTTGTTTCAAAATCAACTAGTTATGTTAATTGGTTAATTTTAAGAGGTTTTTTAGTCAATGGAAAAACAGATGTGTCATCTAAAATGTATCGTGATGGATTAAGAATTTATCCGCTTAAGGATAAAGATAATCAGCCTGCAATGGAGTTTATAAATGCATCTAAAAAAATATTTAATACGATACATGCTAATAATTATGATTTTTATAAAGAATTAGGAGAAGTTATAGAGCGAGAACCTGTATCTTTTTTAGACCCTGAATTACGAGGTTTGTTTTCTAGTATAGGTATCCAAAAAGGATTGCCATTTAATCCAGATGCACGGATGAAAAACATTTTAGAAGATGCTGTAAAAGTTGGTAATGCAACAGCTCGAGCCATTGCTTTTAAAACTAGAGATAGTCTAGCATCTGTATTTAAAACAGGACATTGGGAGTCAGGGTTTATTGGTGGCGACTATAAATGGTTAAAGGATGAAGGTCGTGGAGGTCGTTACTTAGATGCAAGAACACGCTTCTTTTATTTTGCTACTGTAAACACGCCTGCTATGGTATTAAAAATGGTTGGTAAAGGATCGCAATATGCAATTTGTATGTTAGATTCTGAAGGCGACTACCTAGATGGGAATAAAAATTATTCACTTAATATACCTGCCGATGCTCCTGCAAAAGAATTTTGGTCTCTAGTTATGTATGATCCCCAAACGCGGTCGGAATTACAAACAAGTCAGGCACTGCCAAGTGTAAGTAGTCAAAGAACACCGCTGGTAGAGAACGAAGATGGCTCTGTAACTCTATATTTTGGAGCAACAAATAATGCGCCTAAAGGAAAAGAGGCAAATTGGTTACAATCAGTTCCAGGTAAAGGATTCTTTGTAATATTTAGATTATACGGTCCGTTGGACCCATGGTTTAACAAAACATGGCAACCGGGAGAATTCGAAGAATTATATTAACATTATAAAATTTACTAGGCGTATTCTAGCATCAGCTAGGGTTCGCCTTTTTATTTAAATGAGTAGATAAATAACTCAAAACTATGCTAATAAACAAAGGGATAAAATTTAAGAATTTTATGGTATGGAGTCTGCCGCACTATATTTTAATTTCCATTTTTATGGGGGCTATCACTTTGCTCTATCATTATAAAATAATAAGTGTAACAATACCTTGGTTACCAATTTCAGTTATTGGTACAGCAGTTGCTTTTTATGTTGGTTTTAAAAATAATCAAGCTTACGATAGACTATGGGAAGCCCGCAAAACGTGGGGAGGCATAATAAACGATAGTCGCTCTTGGGGAATGATGGTTGATGGTTTTGTAACCAATCAGTTTACAACTACTGATGCGACAGCAGACGAATTAAAATCTATAAAGAAACGATTAATATATAGGCACATTGCTTGGCTATATGCACATAGAAGTCAATTATTAATAAGTACCCCGTGGGAAGGAAGTAATCAACGAGGCTTTTTTAAAAAAAGAGCTAAATACCTTCAAAAAAAGTTTGGAATAGGATTGTTAGACGATGAAATAACAAAAACAGAGTTGCATCATTTTTTACCAGAGAACGAATATTCTCAGTTGGTGAATACTGTCAATACAGCTACTCAGATTATCAATCAGCAGTCTAAAGATTTAACGCTATTAAGAGAAGCAAGTATTATTGAAGATTTCAGGCATATGGAACTGACAAAAATTCTTCAGAATTTCTATACGTTACAAGGCAAAAATGAAAGAATTAAGAAGTTTCCTCTACCTAGACAATATGCAAATATGAGTAGGGTTTTTGTGTTTATATTTATTTTTCTAATTCCCTTTAGTATGACTCCCGAATTGATGAAAGCTGCAGATTGGTCTATATGGCTATCCATTCCATTATCAGCTTTAATTGGTTGGGTTTATAGAATGATGGAATTGGTTGGAGATTATTCAGAAAATCCATTTCAGAGTATTGCAACAGATATTCCAATGATGTCTATTTGTAGAACTATTGAAATTGATCTTAGAGAGATGTTAGGAGAAACAGATCTTCCTCTAGCTATAAATGCTAAGAAAGACGTGTTGATGTAAAAACAAGTAAGACAAGTTCTAAAATCTGGATATGTCTATAAAATCAATAAGTTACAAGTTAATTTTATAAATACGTTTAGTATATAGGATTAAATGTGATGTTAAATCTGCGAATTACTTTCTAAATTTTATAAAATGAAGGTTGAATTTAGTTACTTTTAATTGAATTTTAGAAAGTAGTCATGAGTGAAGTATTACAAATCATAAATAAACAAAAAGATTTAAAAAAATATATTAAAGAAAATCCAAATTGTAAAGTTTGCTTTCGAAAAAAAAAGGGGTTAAAACTAGATAAAAGTGATTTTGAAAAACTTCAAGTACTATTTAATACAAAGCTCAAATCTTTAGGAAAAACGTTATTACATTCTGAGGATATTTTAGTGGTGCTTTCTACAAATGAAAAAGAAGAACATGCTTCAGACTTACCAGCACATCGTATAACGACATTAATTTTAGATTCTGGAATAATAGCTTTGCGTCACCCATATGCAGTAAGTGCTGTTTCTAATACAACGGATTTTTTTCAGATTATTTGGGAAAATATAGACCATATCGATTTAGTTGAAAATACAACCAATCAGCAATTAGAGGTGTTTCGGTTTTATGAAAAAAACAATGGCTTTTTTCACGATTTAAATATAAATAGATTTGGAATAGAAGATGTAAAGGCTGCTAAAAGCCTATTAAAGGTATTAGGTCAGATTGTCGATTATAAGGACAAATTTATACGCGAACACGCCGAATTACAATCTAATATTGAAAAATTATTTAATGAGGAAAACTATAATGAAGGGATAGATGCATTAAACGATTTTGCCGAAAAATACAATACCACAGATATTACTTTAGATGATTCTTCATTTTATTATTTTAATAAAACGTTTGGATTAAGACGAATGAA contains:
- a CDS encoding DUF1254 domain-containing protein, whose protein sequence is MNLKFKLPIALCFISLLISGCEKSKEGKKIEIKEDVTSSIQSIKAKFNTDVPEKILTPDVVDTRLGTLNFFDGLPSEETTKKMFDNLDFMRGVETFLNGIPATSIEGIRLGLEELGANESNKVVIFDDLMDSNPLFLTGNTSTVYATTFLNLKENGPTVVEVPAGCGPGTVNDAYFRFVVDMGAPGPDRGKGGKYLILPPDYDGEIPEGYFVSKSTSYVNWLILRGFLVNGKTDVSSKMYRDGLRIYPLKDKDNQPAMEFINASKKIFNTIHANNYDFYKELGEVIEREPVSFLDPELRGLFSSIGIQKGLPFNPDARMKNILEDAVKVGNATARAIAFKTRDSLASVFKTGHWESGFIGGDYKWLKDEGRGGRYLDARTRFFYFATVNTPAMVLKMVGKGSQYAICMLDSEGDYLDGNKNYSLNIPADAPAKEFWSLVMYDPQTRSELQTSQALPSVSSQRTPLVENEDGSVTLYFGATNNAPKGKEANWLQSVPGKGFFVIFRLYGPLDPWFNKTWQPGEFEELY
- a CDS encoding bestrophin family protein, producing MLINKGIKFKNFMVWSLPHYILISIFMGAITLLYHYKIISVTIPWLPISVIGTAVAFYVGFKNNQAYDRLWEARKTWGGIINDSRSWGMMVDGFVTNQFTTTDATADELKSIKKRLIYRHIAWLYAHRSQLLISTPWEGSNQRGFFKKRAKYLQKKFGIGLLDDEITKTELHHFLPENEYSQLVNTVNTATQIINQQSKDLTLLREASIIEDFRHMELTKILQNFYTLQGKNERIKKFPLPRQYANMSRVFVFIFIFLIPFSMTPELMKAADWSIWLSIPLSALIGWVYRMMELVGDYSENPFQSIATDIPMMSICRTIEIDLREMLGETDLPLAINAKKDVLM